One genomic window of Salvia miltiorrhiza cultivar Shanhuang (shh) chromosome 4, IMPLAD_Smil_shh, whole genome shotgun sequence includes the following:
- the LOC131022060 gene encoding probable calcium-binding protein CML18 isoform X2, whose translation MNFSRKPTIFKKVETSGRGWRLTFAAMEASSQLKQVFKLMDADGDGKLSPSELRRVLLSLGHERGEAAREAEGIVREMDRDGDGLVDLDEFMVVVGSDDDGDGDGDGDGKGVSRESVMMGAFGVFDANGDGLISAEELRSVLARLGCGRCSGRECRKMIEGVDRDGDGFVSFEEFKVMMNAGYY comes from the coding sequence ATGAACTTCTCAAGAAAGCCAACCATTTTCAAGAAAGTGGAAACGAGTGGCAGAGGTTGGAGACTAACTTTTGCAGCCATGGAGGCTTCAAGCCAGCTGAAGCAAGTGTTCAAGCTCATGGACGCCGACGGCGACGGCAAGCTCTCGCCGTCGGAGCTCAGGCGGGTGCTCCTGAGCTTGGGGCACGAGAGGGGCGAGGCGGCCAGGGAGGCCGAGGGGATAGTGAGGGAGATGGACCGCGATGGCGATGGGCTCGTCGACTTGGACGAGTTCATGGTCGTCGTGGGCAGCGATGACGATGGCGATGGcgatggagatggagatgggAAAGGGGTTAGTAGAGAGAGTGTGATGATGGGGGCTTTTGGAGTGTTTGATGCAAATGGTGATGGGTTGATCTCTGCAGAGGAGCTGAGGAGTGTGCTAGCAAGGCTTGGGTGTGGGAGGTGCAGTGGGAGGGAGTGTAGGAAGATGATTGAAGGTGTGGATAGGGATGGTGATGGCTTTGTCAGTTTTGAGGAGTTTAAGGTTATGATGAATGCTGGATACTACTAG
- the LOC131022060 gene encoding probable calcium-binding protein CML18 isoform X1 produces MVFEKKKKISFCNKSTLKISRDSAKQCLISQLRRGRDHLAKVMNFSRKPTIFKKVETSGRGWRLTFAAMEASSQLKQVFKLMDADGDGKLSPSELRRVLLSLGHERGEAAREAEGIVREMDRDGDGLVDLDEFMVVVGSDDDGDGDGDGDGKGVSRESVMMGAFGVFDANGDGLISAEELRSVLARLGCGRCSGRECRKMIEGVDRDGDGFVSFEEFKVMMNAGYY; encoded by the exons ATGGTttttgagaagaaaaagaaaatctcaTTCTGCAACAAATCTACTTTGAAAATTTCACGAG ATTCTGCAAAACAATGTCTGATCTCTCAGCTCCGGCGAGGGAGAGATCACCTCGCAAAGGTGATGAACTTCTCAAGAAAGCCAACCATTTTCAAGAAAGTGGAAACGAGTGGCAGAGGTTGGAGACTAACTTTTGCAGCCATGGAGGCTTCAAGCCAGCTGAAGCAAGTGTTCAAGCTCATGGACGCCGACGGCGACGGCAAGCTCTCGCCGTCGGAGCTCAGGCGGGTGCTCCTGAGCTTGGGGCACGAGAGGGGCGAGGCGGCCAGGGAGGCCGAGGGGATAGTGAGGGAGATGGACCGCGATGGCGATGGGCTCGTCGACTTGGACGAGTTCATGGTCGTCGTGGGCAGCGATGACGATGGCGATGGcgatggagatggagatgggAAAGGGGTTAGTAGAGAGAGTGTGATGATGGGGGCTTTTGGAGTGTTTGATGCAAATGGTGATGGGTTGATCTCTGCAGAGGAGCTGAGGAGTGTGCTAGCAAGGCTTGGGTGTGGGAGGTGCAGTGGGAGGGAGTGTAGGAAGATGATTGAAGGTGTGGATAGGGATGGTGATGGCTTTGTCAGTTTTGAGGAGTTTAAGGTTATGATGAATGCTGGATACTACTAG
- the LOC131022062 gene encoding AT-hook motif nuclear-localized protein 22-like yields MDQLAHGRPLPPPFHARDLQLHHHHHHNHHQQQQQFQQHNPVDDEQSGNSRPIKRDRDENYAPAPAPAAGEGNREFSPAASDQNEVTRRPRGRPAGSKNKPKPPIIITRDSANALRSHVMEVAGGCDIQESVSAFATRRQRGVCILNGNGTVNNVTLRQPSAPGAVLTLHGRFEILSLSGSFLPPPAPPAASSLTIYLAGGQGQVMGGTVVGPLVASGPVVIMAASFGNAAYERLPLDDDDAAAPGQLESPAIGGPQQLMADPNANLFQGMQPNMMNSLPPEAYWATARPPF; encoded by the coding sequence ATGGATCAGCTCGCTCACGGCCGCCCCCTCCCGCCGCCGTTCCACGCCAGAGATCTCcaactccaccaccaccaccaccacaaccaccaccagcagcagcagcagttccagcagcaCAATCCCGTCGACGACGAGCAGAGCGGCAACAGCCGCCCCATAAAGCGAGATCGCGACGAGAATTACGCCCCCGCCCCGGCCCCCGCCGCGGGGGAGGGGAATAGGGAATTCTCCCCCGCGGCGTCGGACCAGAACGAGGTGACGCGGCGCCCCCGGGGGCGGCCGGCGGGGTCGAAGAACAAGCCGAAGCCGCCCATCATCATCACGCGCGACAGCGCCAACGCGCTCAGATCCCACGTGATGGAGGTCGCCGGCGGCTGCGACATCCAGGAGAGCGTCTCCGCCTTCGCCACGCGGCGGCAGCGCGGCGTCTGCATCCTCAACGGCAACGGCACCGTCAACAACGTCACCCTCCGCCAGCCCTCCGCCCCCGGCGCCGTCCTCACCCTCCACGGCAGGTTCGAGATCCTCTCCCTCTCCGGCTCCTTCCTGCCCCCGCCCGCGCCCCCCGCCGCCTCCTCCCTCACCATCTACCTCGCCGGCGGCCAGGGCCAGGTCATGGGCGGCACCGTCGTCGGCCCCCTCGTCGCCTCCGGCCCCGTCGTCATCATGGCCGCCTCCTTCGGGAATGCCGCCTACGAGCGCCTCCCGCTCGACGACGACGACGCCGCCGCCCCCGGCCAGCTCGAATCGCCGGCCATCGGCGGCCCCCAACAGCTCATGGCTGATCCAAACGCCAATTTGTTTCAAGGAATGCAGCCAAATATGATGAATTCCTTACCACCTGAAGCTTACTGGGCCACAGCTCGCCCCCCATTCTGa
- the LOC131022061 gene encoding uncharacterized protein LOC131022061 has protein sequence MLAKYSVLGHAHQPLHDKDLDHFMIAVLLDCPSMEIKRSRRLMLCVSRLLMGAGAATTAAAAAAVLVLFCISNLRVSRLLMGRTCRLLIKLMLIHLSLVALILTCTLLSHMFYP, from the exons ATGCTCGCCAAGTACTCTGTTCTCGGACACGCCCACCAGCCCCTCCACGACAAGGACCTCGACCATTTCATG ATTGCTGTGTTACTGGACTGTCCCTCTATGGAGATAAAGCGAAGCCGAAGACTTATGCTGTGCGTTTCGCGACTCCTGATGG gggcaggggccGCGACCACggccgcagcagcagcagcagtactTGTGTTGTTTTGCATTTCCAATTTGCGCGTTTCGCGACTCCTGATGG GAAGAACTTGCAGGTTACTTATTAAGTTAATGCTAATCCATCTTTCTCTGGTTGCACTGATCCTAACTTGCACTTTGTTGAGTCACATGTTCTACCCTTAG